One window of the Longimicrobium sp. genome contains the following:
- a CDS encoding HNH endonuclease signature motif containing protein has translation MDAADLSLRDRIFARDEYRCVYCAGLYPPEQLSLDHVQPRMRGGDNSEGNLVTACKACNTRKGSLAAWAWLADLPPERANFLRFATAVWPRHRRAVEEAARRKG, from the coding sequence ATGGACGCGGCCGATCTTTCGCTGCGGGACCGGATCTTCGCGCGCGACGAGTACCGGTGCGTGTACTGCGCGGGCCTGTATCCGCCGGAGCAGCTGTCGCTGGACCACGTGCAGCCCCGCATGCGCGGCGGCGACAACTCCGAGGGGAACCTCGTCACCGCCTGCAAGGCGTGCAACACGCGCAAGGGCTCGCTCGCCGCGTGGGCGTGGCTCGCCGACCTCCCCCCCGAGCGCGCCAACTTCCTCCGCTTCGCCACCGCCGTCTGGCCACGCCACCGCCGCGCCGTCGAGGAGGCGGCCCGGCGGAAGGGGTGA
- a CDS encoding CoA pyrophosphatase has protein sequence MTDPRIQALEAALASHPPFRAPPDAASSRAAVALLLRVAGGGLELLLIRRAEREGDPWSGHMALPGGRHQAGDADMRATAARETLEEVAIDVAGGGRLLGELDELAPRSARIPSIVVSPFVFHVPSGAQAHPNHEVQEAVWVAVDELLHPGAATEYLHELAEGSTLAFPAFDARGYVVWGMTHRILTGFLELYAQAVTP, from the coding sequence GTGACCGACCCCCGCATCCAGGCGCTGGAAGCCGCCCTGGCCTCGCACCCGCCCTTCCGCGCGCCGCCGGACGCGGCCTCGTCGCGGGCGGCCGTGGCGCTGCTGCTGCGGGTCGCAGGCGGCGGGCTGGAGCTGCTGCTCATCCGCCGCGCCGAGCGCGAGGGCGACCCCTGGTCCGGCCACATGGCGCTCCCCGGCGGCCGCCACCAGGCCGGCGACGCCGACATGCGGGCCACCGCCGCGCGCGAGACGCTCGAGGAGGTGGCCATCGACGTCGCCGGCGGCGGGCGGCTGCTGGGCGAGCTGGACGAGCTGGCGCCCCGCTCGGCGCGCATCCCCAGCATCGTCGTCTCCCCCTTCGTCTTCCACGTCCCCTCCGGCGCGCAGGCGCACCCGAACCACGAAGTGCAGGAGGCGGTGTGGGTGGCCGTGGACGAGCTGCTGCACCCGGGCGCGGCCACGGAGTACCTGCACGAGCTGGCCGAGGGGAGCACGCTGGCCTTCCCCGCGTTCGACGCGCGCGGGTACGTGGTGTGGGGGATGACGCACCGCATCCTCACCGGTTTTCTGGAGCTGTACGCCCAGGCGGTGACACCGTAA
- the hisZ gene encoding ATP phosphoribosyltransferase regulatory subunit: MPTSLLAQVPPGSLDLLAGDVRRRRHVQREWFALAEAHGYQEVIPPTFEYEEVFTRSAGPELASRLIRFVDRDGRLVALRADFTSAIARVVATRLADAPLPLRLAYAGKVYRQEPEAVGRRREIFQLGAELIGDPSPEADVEALRLVILQMRALGLGEFQINLGDIRFVRPLLNGLPPEQAEALRIAIDRKDRAALAASAREMGAPAAVARALVELPELIGRGEVLARAGALASGPEAEDAIERLRRVDALLADDERRHVVYDLGEIRGLGYYSGIQFEVFVAGVGRAVGYGGRYDGLLALYGADRPAVGFALETDALADLLAVEPS; this comes from the coding sequence ATGCCGACTTCCCTTCTCGCCCAGGTGCCGCCGGGCTCGCTGGATCTGCTCGCCGGCGACGTGCGCCGCCGCCGCCACGTGCAGCGCGAGTGGTTCGCGCTGGCCGAGGCACACGGCTACCAGGAGGTCATCCCCCCGACCTTCGAGTACGAGGAGGTGTTCACCCGCAGCGCCGGCCCCGAGCTGGCGTCGCGGCTGATCCGCTTCGTGGACCGCGACGGGCGCCTGGTGGCACTCCGCGCGGACTTCACCTCGGCGATCGCCCGCGTGGTCGCCACGCGGCTGGCGGACGCGCCGCTCCCGCTGCGGCTGGCGTATGCGGGGAAGGTGTACCGCCAGGAGCCCGAGGCCGTCGGACGGCGGCGCGAGATCTTCCAGCTGGGCGCGGAGCTGATCGGCGACCCGTCGCCCGAGGCGGACGTGGAGGCACTGCGGCTGGTGATCCTGCAGATGCGCGCGCTGGGGCTGGGCGAGTTCCAGATCAACCTGGGCGACATCCGCTTCGTGCGGCCGCTGCTGAACGGGCTGCCGCCGGAGCAGGCCGAGGCGCTTCGCATCGCCATCGACCGCAAGGACCGCGCGGCGCTGGCCGCCAGCGCGCGGGAGATGGGCGCGCCCGCCGCGGTCGCCCGCGCGCTGGTGGAGCTCCCCGAGCTGATCGGCCGCGGCGAGGTGCTCGCCCGCGCGGGCGCGCTGGCATCGGGCCCGGAGGCGGAGGACGCGATCGAGCGCCTGCGCCGCGTGGACGCGCTGCTGGCGGACGACGAGCGGCGCCACGTCGTCTACGACCTGGGCGAGATCCGCGGGCTGGGCTACTACTCGGGGATCCAGTTCGAGGTGTTCGTGGCGGGCGTCGGCCGCGCGGTGGGGTACGGGGGGCGGTACGACGGGCTGCTCGCGCTTTACGGCGCCGACCGCCCGGCCGTGGGCTTCGCGCTGGAGACGGACGCGCTGGCGGATTTGCTGGCCGTGGAGCCGTCGTGA
- a CDS encoding quinone-dependent dihydroorotate dehydrogenase translates to MLYDLLRPFLFTLPAETAHHVGSGLLDLSLAPPPLRALVRSAVAIDDPALAIERFGIRFPNPVGLAAGFDKTGEMFNALGALGFGFVEIGTVTAHAQPGNPRPRLFRLPADRALLNRMGFNNPGADAVAARLGRTRIEPVLGINLGKSKVTPLEDAAGDYLRSLELLEPFARYLVVNVSSPNTPGLRQLQDAAPLRDLLRALRRRAGELASARAGEARPVLLKIAPDLTDPQIEEAVGIAREEGMAGIIATNTTVSRDGLRTAPARVEALGAGGVSGAPLRTRAREVVSLIRRTAGGAMPIVGVGGIFTADDAWEMVRAGAALVQLYTGFIYRGPLVAREICIGLRERLRREGMRTLEEAIGSAHR, encoded by the coding sequence ATGCTCTACGACCTGCTGCGCCCCTTCCTCTTCACCCTCCCGGCGGAAACGGCGCACCACGTCGGTAGCGGGCTGCTGGACCTCTCGCTCGCTCCCCCGCCGCTGCGCGCGCTCGTCCGCTCCGCCGTCGCCATCGACGATCCGGCGCTGGCCATCGAGCGCTTCGGCATCCGCTTCCCCAACCCCGTCGGCCTGGCGGCGGGGTTCGACAAGACGGGCGAGATGTTCAACGCGCTGGGCGCGCTCGGCTTCGGGTTCGTGGAGATCGGCACCGTCACCGCGCACGCCCAGCCGGGAAACCCGCGCCCGCGCCTCTTCCGCCTCCCCGCCGACCGCGCGCTGCTGAACCGGATGGGCTTCAACAACCCCGGCGCGGACGCGGTCGCCGCGCGGCTCGGGCGGACGCGGATCGAGCCGGTGCTCGGCATCAACCTCGGTAAAAGCAAAGTCACCCCGCTGGAGGACGCGGCGGGCGACTACCTGCGCTCGCTGGAGCTGCTGGAGCCGTTCGCGCGCTACCTGGTGGTCAACGTCAGCTCGCCCAACACGCCGGGGCTGCGGCAGCTGCAGGACGCGGCGCCGCTGCGCGACCTCCTGCGCGCCCTCCGCCGCCGCGCGGGCGAGCTGGCTTCGGCGCGCGCGGGCGAGGCGCGGCCGGTCCTGCTGAAGATCGCCCCCGACCTCACCGACCCGCAGATCGAGGAGGCGGTGGGGATCGCGCGCGAGGAGGGGATGGCGGGGATCATCGCCACGAACACCACCGTCTCGCGCGACGGGCTGCGGACGGCGCCCGCGCGCGTGGAGGCGCTGGGCGCGGGCGGCGTCAGCGGCGCGCCGCTGCGGACCCGCGCGCGCGAGGTCGTCTCCCTCATCCGCAGGACGGCGGGCGGGGCGATGCCGATCGTGGGCGTGGGCGGGATCTTCACCGCCGACGACGCGTGGGAGATGGTGCGCGCCGGCGCGGCGCTCGTCCAGCTCTACACCGGCTTCATCTACCGCGGCCCGCTGGTGGCGCGGGAGATCTGCATCGGCCTGCGCGAGCGCCTGCGCCGCGAGGGGATGCGCACGCTGGAAGAGGCCATCGGGAGCGCGCACCGATGA
- a CDS encoding M42 family metallopeptidase — MQTSSYEFLKRLLDAPGPSGFETAAARVWRGEAEQFADSVDVDVAGNSAASLGGGAPRVMLAGHIDEIGVMVTHVDDDGFLYVDGIGGWDPQVLIGQRIRFLTRKGHVVGVVGKKPIHLMKPEEKEKAAKLQDLWVDVGAADRAAALERGIRVGDPGVVDCAFLELGGGLFASRAVDNRIGAFVVLEVLRALSQERPAAEVIAVATTQEEIGYHGGGARARAFALDPQIGIAVDLTFSSDAPGIEKKQVGEHKLGSGPVLSRGSAIHPLVFERLAETAEREGIPYTIQASPRFTSTDADAIYLQRSGVATAVVSIPNRYMHSPNEVVSTEDIDATIRLLAAFCRGLGEGDDFIPR; from the coding sequence ATGCAGACCAGCTCGTACGAGTTCCTGAAGCGCCTTCTGGACGCCCCCGGCCCATCGGGGTTCGAGACCGCGGCCGCCCGCGTCTGGCGCGGCGAGGCCGAGCAGTTCGCCGACTCGGTGGACGTGGACGTGGCCGGCAACAGCGCCGCCTCGCTGGGCGGCGGCGCGCCGCGCGTGATGCTGGCCGGCCACATCGACGAGATCGGCGTGATGGTCACGCACGTGGACGACGACGGCTTCCTGTACGTGGACGGCATCGGGGGATGGGACCCGCAGGTGCTGATCGGGCAGCGCATCCGCTTCCTCACCCGCAAGGGCCACGTCGTCGGTGTCGTGGGGAAGAAGCCGATCCACCTGATGAAGCCGGAAGAGAAGGAGAAGGCGGCCAAGCTGCAGGACCTGTGGGTGGACGTGGGCGCGGCCGACCGCGCGGCGGCGCTGGAGCGCGGCATCCGCGTGGGCGACCCCGGCGTGGTGGACTGCGCCTTCCTGGAGCTGGGCGGCGGGCTCTTCGCCTCGCGCGCGGTGGACAACCGCATCGGCGCCTTCGTGGTGCTGGAGGTGCTGCGCGCGCTGTCGCAGGAGCGCCCCGCGGCCGAGGTGATCGCGGTGGCCACCACGCAGGAGGAGATCGGCTATCACGGCGGCGGCGCGCGTGCCCGGGCCTTCGCGCTGGACCCGCAGATCGGCATCGCGGTGGACCTCACCTTCAGCTCCGACGCGCCGGGGATCGAGAAGAAGCAGGTGGGCGAGCACAAGCTGGGGAGCGGCCCCGTCCTCTCCCGCGGCTCGGCCATCCACCCGCTGGTGTTCGAGCGCCTCGCCGAGACGGCGGAGCGCGAGGGGATCCCCTACACCATCCAGGCCAGCCCGCGCTTCACCTCCACCGACGCCGACGCCATCTACCTGCAGCGCAGCGGCGTGGCCACGGCGGTGGTCTCCATCCCCAACCGCTACATGCACTCGCCCAACGAGGTCGTGTCGACCGAAGACATCGACGCCACCATCCGCCTGCTGGCCGCCTTCTGCCGCGGCCTGGGCGAGGGCGACGACTTCATCCCCCGGTAG
- the hisD gene encoding histidinol dehydrogenase, with product MIRSAPPFAELREMAAAASTDDPQLREAVARIVGDVAARGDAALVEYTRRFDNLEVATGAELRIGADELERAAAFIDPELLASLGRAAENVRRFHERQREHGFVDWLPDGSLLGQRITPLRRVGIYVPGGRAAYPSSVLMNAIPAAVAGVDEIAMVSPTPGGEASPVVLAAAHVAGVTEVLRIGGAQAVAALAHGTETIGRVDKIVGPGNKWVAEAKRQVFGLVDIDMIAGPSEILVIADEWANPTHVAADLIGQAEHDPDAIAWLVTSCPSLPEAVVAELDRLLERNPRRDVARAALEANGAIVVVTSLADAAAVADLRAPEHLELLVAEPLALAGRIRNAGAIFLGAHSPEPMGDYFAGPNHVLPTGGTARFASPLGVYDFVKRTSLIGYSPERLRAHAADVIRLAEAEGLHGHAEAVRVRLSGES from the coding sequence ATGATTCGCTCCGCGCCGCCGTTCGCGGAGCTGCGGGAGATGGCGGCCGCGGCGTCGACCGACGATCCGCAGCTGCGCGAGGCGGTGGCGCGCATCGTGGGCGACGTGGCCGCGCGCGGCGATGCGGCGCTGGTGGAGTACACGCGGCGCTTCGACAACCTGGAGGTGGCGACCGGCGCGGAGCTGCGCATCGGCGCGGACGAGCTGGAGCGCGCCGCCGCCTTCATCGATCCCGAGCTGCTGGCGTCGCTCGGGCGCGCGGCGGAGAACGTGCGCCGCTTCCACGAGCGCCAGCGCGAGCACGGCTTCGTGGACTGGCTGCCGGACGGCTCGCTCCTGGGCCAGCGCATCACCCCGCTGCGCCGCGTGGGGATCTACGTTCCCGGCGGCCGGGCGGCGTATCCGTCGTCGGTGCTGATGAACGCCATCCCCGCCGCGGTCGCGGGGGTGGACGAGATCGCGATGGTGTCGCCGACGCCGGGGGGCGAGGCATCTCCCGTGGTCCTTGCCGCCGCGCACGTGGCGGGGGTGACGGAGGTGCTGCGCATCGGCGGGGCGCAGGCGGTCGCGGCGCTGGCGCACGGCACCGAGACGATCGGGCGCGTGGACAAGATCGTGGGGCCCGGCAACAAGTGGGTGGCCGAGGCCAAGCGCCAGGTGTTCGGCCTGGTGGACATCGACATGATCGCGGGGCCGTCGGAGATCCTGGTGATCGCGGACGAGTGGGCGAACCCCACGCACGTGGCCGCGGACCTGATCGGGCAGGCGGAGCACGACCCCGACGCCATCGCCTGGCTGGTGACGAGCTGCCCGTCGCTCCCCGAGGCGGTCGTCGCCGAGCTCGACCGGCTGCTGGAGCGCAACCCGCGGCGCGACGTGGCCCGCGCGGCGCTGGAGGCGAACGGCGCCATCGTCGTCGTCACCTCGCTCGCCGACGCGGCGGCCGTGGCCGACCTGCGCGCGCCGGAGCACCTGGAGCTGCTGGTGGCCGAGCCGCTGGCGCTGGCGGGGCGTATCCGCAATGCCGGCGCGATCTTCCTGGGCGCGCACTCGCCCGAGCCGATGGGCGACTACTTCGCCGGGCCCAACCACGTGCTGCCGACGGGCGGAACGGCGCGCTTCGCCAGCCCGCTGGGCGTGTACGACTTCGTGAAGCGCACCAGCCTGATCGGCTACTCGCCCGAGCGCCTGCGCGCGCACGCGGCCGACGTCATCCGCCTGGCCGAGGCCGAGGGGCTGCACGGCCACGCCGAAGCCGTCCGCGTGCGGCTGAGCGGGGAATCGTAG
- the hisIE gene encoding bifunctional phosphoribosyl-AMP cyclohydrolase/phosphoribosyl-ATP diphosphatase HisIE, with protein sequence MSWLDSIRFDDRGLVPVVAQDARTGEVLMLAWANAEALRLTRETGRAHYWSRSRGELWKKGETSGNAQEVDEVRVDCDADAVLYRVRQTGPACHTGERSCFFRAVDGEELRQGDDSRPVLARVEEIVAARDVERPEGSYTTYLFAQGIDKILKKVGEEATETIIAAKNDGTEQLRSESADLLYHLLVLWRAKGLPLDDLWSEFDRRFGQQPREGSADPASRRSSEVG encoded by the coding sequence ATGTCCTGGCTCGACTCCATCCGCTTCGACGACCGCGGCCTGGTGCCCGTGGTGGCGCAGGACGCGCGCACCGGCGAGGTGCTGATGCTCGCCTGGGCCAACGCCGAGGCGCTGCGGCTGACGCGCGAGACCGGCCGCGCGCACTACTGGAGCCGGTCGCGCGGCGAGCTGTGGAAGAAGGGCGAGACGAGCGGAAACGCCCAGGAGGTGGACGAGGTGCGCGTGGACTGCGACGCCGACGCCGTGCTCTACCGCGTCCGGCAGACGGGCCCCGCCTGCCACACCGGCGAGCGCAGCTGCTTCTTCCGCGCGGTGGACGGAGAGGAGCTGCGGCAGGGGGATGATTCGCGCCCGGTGCTCGCCCGCGTCGAGGAGATCGTGGCCGCGCGGGACGTGGAGCGGCCGGAGGGATCGTACACCACTTACCTGTTCGCGCAGGGGATCGACAAGATCCTGAAGAAAGTGGGCGAAGAGGCCACCGAAACCATCATCGCCGCCAAGAACGACGGCACCGAGCAGCTGCGCAGCGAGTCCGCCGACCTGCTCTACCATCTCCTGGTGCTCTGGCGCGCGAAGGGCCTCCCCCTCGACGACCTGTGGTCCGAGTTCGACCGCCGCTTCGGCCAGCAGCCGCGCGAGGGATCGGCCGACCCGGCATCGCGCAGATCTTCCGAAGTCGGCTGA
- a CDS encoding type II toxin-antitoxin system RatA family toxin: protein MRTVDEIVMRGPPERCFRFGADVERWPEWLPHYRWVRFQRRDGFGTGLVEMAARRMFGPLSYPVWWVSEMTIDERRPAVLYRHVRGITTGMDVVWSFEDRGDGTTFVRIVHEWEDGPRWPLPRFLRRLIASLVIGPVFISAVASRTLAGIKRAVEASGD, encoded by the coding sequence ATGAGAACGGTTGACGAGATCGTGATGCGCGGCCCGCCGGAGCGCTGCTTCCGCTTCGGGGCGGACGTGGAGCGCTGGCCGGAGTGGCTGCCCCACTACCGCTGGGTGCGCTTCCAGCGCAGGGACGGCTTCGGCACCGGGCTGGTGGAGATGGCGGCGCGGCGGATGTTCGGCCCGCTGTCGTATCCCGTCTGGTGGGTTTCGGAGATGACGATCGACGAGCGCCGCCCCGCCGTGCTCTACCGCCACGTGCGGGGGATCACCACGGGGATGGACGTCGTCTGGAGCTTCGAGGACCGCGGCGACGGGACCACGTTCGTGCGCATCGTGCACGAGTGGGAGGACGGCCCGCGCTGGCCCCTTCCCCGCTTCCTGCGCCGCCTGATCGCCAGTCTCGTGATCGGCCCCGTCTTCATCTCCGCCGTCGCCTCGCGCACCCTGGCGGGGATCAAGCGCGCGGTGGAGGCGAGCGGGGATTAG
- the hisG gene encoding ATP phosphoribosyltransferase: MSRALRIALPKGRMMDEALRLFEAMGSPVDPAARDSRRLILPSADARFEFLPVKSGDVPVYVESGVADAGVAGQDVLEEAQPDVLRPLDLGFGGCRLCVAAPEGAPYPRIAGGGIPRVATKYVESARRFFAARGTQVELIRISGSVELAPLLGLSDWIVDLVQTGRTLAENGLVVVDDVSSSTARLIVNRASHKLRLDEHQRLIADLASALERGAGS, encoded by the coding sequence GTGAGCCGCGCGCTCCGCATCGCCCTGCCGAAGGGGCGGATGATGGACGAGGCGCTGCGGCTGTTCGAGGCGATGGGATCTCCCGTCGACCCCGCCGCCCGCGACTCCCGCCGCCTGATCCTTCCCTCCGCCGACGCGCGCTTCGAGTTCCTGCCGGTGAAGAGCGGCGACGTGCCTGTCTACGTGGAATCGGGCGTCGCGGACGCGGGGGTGGCGGGGCAGGACGTGCTGGAGGAGGCGCAGCCGGACGTGCTGCGCCCGCTGGACCTGGGGTTCGGCGGATGCCGGCTCTGCGTGGCGGCGCCGGAGGGCGCGCCGTATCCGCGCATCGCGGGGGGCGGCATTCCGCGCGTGGCCACCAAGTACGTGGAGAGCGCGCGCCGCTTCTTCGCCGCGCGGGGAACGCAGGTGGAGCTGATCCGCATCTCCGGCTCGGTGGAGCTGGCGCCGCTGCTGGGATTGTCGGACTGGATCGTGGACCTGGTGCAGACCGGGCGCACGCTGGCCGAGAACGGGCTGGTGGTGGTGGACGACGTATCCTCATCCACCGCCCGCCTGATCGTGAACCGCGCCAGCCACAAGCTGCGCCTGGACGAGCACCAGCGGCTGATCGCGGACCTGGCGTCGGCGCTGGAGCGGGGAGCCGGATCGTAG
- the ilvA gene encoding threonine ammonia-lyase, with amino-acid sequence MLRLDDIRAARERIAGRLVLTPCTPSEAFGEMFGGKAFFKFENLQRTGSFKERGALNTMLSLPPDEMRRGVIAASAGNHAQGVAFHARRLGIPATIVMPERTPLIKVSNTERYGARVVLHGSVYDEAMAMAMEIRAREGQALIHPFDMDPVIAGQGTIGLELLEQCPEMDVVVVPVGGGGLISGIAMAIKEMRPGVRVVGVESAVLPAALRAREAHARVTIPPAETIADGIAVRIVGENTFGLIEKYVDELVAVDEEEIASAVLLLLEREKTVAEPAAAASVAAAVYGHLGGLVGKNVVMLLSGGNVDVTLISRIIERGLVKDGRMARMNVRVKDRPGTLATLTACLAESGANIVSLEHRRGHGEIWVTEAEVALTLETRGPDHVEDIARKLGEAGYVVERE; translated from the coding sequence ATGCTGCGACTGGACGACATCCGCGCCGCCCGCGAACGCATCGCGGGGCGCCTGGTGCTGACCCCCTGCACGCCCAGCGAGGCGTTCGGCGAGATGTTCGGGGGGAAGGCGTTCTTCAAGTTCGAGAACCTGCAGCGCACCGGCTCGTTCAAGGAGCGCGGCGCGCTGAACACCATGCTCTCGCTGCCGCCCGACGAGATGCGGCGCGGGGTGATCGCCGCCAGCGCCGGGAACCACGCGCAGGGAGTGGCCTTCCACGCGCGGCGGCTGGGGATCCCCGCCACCATCGTGATGCCCGAGCGCACGCCGCTGATCAAGGTGTCGAACACCGAGCGCTACGGCGCGCGCGTGGTGCTGCACGGCAGCGTGTACGACGAGGCGATGGCCATGGCGATGGAGATCCGCGCGCGCGAGGGGCAGGCGCTGATCCACCCCTTCGACATGGACCCGGTGATCGCGGGGCAGGGAACGATCGGGCTGGAGCTGCTGGAGCAGTGCCCGGAGATGGACGTGGTGGTGGTGCCCGTGGGCGGCGGCGGGCTGATCTCGGGAATCGCGATGGCGATCAAGGAGATGCGCCCCGGGGTGCGCGTGGTGGGCGTGGAGTCGGCCGTGCTCCCGGCGGCGCTCCGGGCGCGCGAGGCGCACGCGCGGGTGACCATTCCGCCGGCGGAGACGATCGCCGACGGGATCGCGGTGCGCATCGTGGGCGAGAACACCTTCGGGCTGATCGAGAAGTACGTGGACGAGCTGGTGGCGGTGGACGAGGAGGAGATCGCCTCGGCGGTGCTGCTGCTGCTGGAGCGCGAGAAGACGGTGGCCGAGCCCGCGGCGGCGGCGTCCGTCGCCGCCGCGGTGTACGGGCACCTGGGCGGGCTGGTGGGGAAGAACGTGGTGATGCTCCTTTCCGGCGGGAACGTGGACGTGACGCTGATCTCGCGCATCATCGAGCGCGGGCTGGTGAAGGACGGGCGGATGGCGCGGATGAACGTGCGCGTGAAGGACCGCCCGGGAACGCTGGCCACGCTGACCGCGTGCCTGGCCGAGAGCGGCGCGAACATCGTCTCGCTGGAGCACCGCCGCGGCCACGGCGAGATCTGGGTGACCGAGGCCGAGGTCGCGCTCACGCTGGAAACGCGCGGCCCGGACCACGTCGAGGACATCGCGCGGAAGCTGGGGGAGGCGGGGTATGTGGTGGAGCGGGAATGA
- the otsB gene encoding trehalose-phosphatase: MTMLPHALERVAGWAEAWRRTGRLVLLLDFDGTLAPIVDRPELAAMPDFTRRALERLMAMPGVEVAVVSGRGEADVRERAAIPGIAYAGNHGMEIHGPGIDRIHPEAAAARPVLERAARELRDAIAGIPGAFVEDKELTLSVHFRLAPRERLGELHEIIRRVVDPLPGVHLTEGKQVIEVRPNVDWNKGKAVLFLLEQMHPPAGAPVLYFGDDRTDEDAFRALRDADAGEGVLIAEQVPEESAASSYLHAPAEVGEVFARLAEAG, encoded by the coding sequence ATGACGATGCTTCCTCATGCGCTGGAGCGGGTCGCGGGGTGGGCCGAGGCGTGGCGCCGCACCGGCAGGCTGGTGCTGCTGCTGGACTTCGACGGCACGCTGGCGCCGATCGTGGACCGCCCCGAGCTGGCGGCGATGCCGGACTTCACGCGCCGCGCGCTGGAGCGGCTGATGGCCATGCCGGGCGTGGAGGTGGCCGTGGTCAGCGGGCGCGGGGAGGCGGACGTGCGCGAGCGTGCGGCCATCCCCGGCATCGCCTACGCGGGAAACCACGGCATGGAGATCCACGGCCCGGGGATCGACCGCATCCACCCCGAAGCGGCCGCCGCTCGCCCGGTTCTGGAGCGCGCCGCCCGCGAGCTGCGCGACGCCATCGCCGGCATCCCCGGCGCATTCGTGGAGGACAAGGAGCTGACGCTGTCGGTGCACTTCCGCCTGGCCCCGCGCGAGCGGCTGGGGGAGCTGCACGAGATCATCCGCCGCGTGGTGGACCCCCTCCCCGGCGTGCACCTGACGGAAGGAAAGCAGGTGATCGAGGTGCGGCCGAACGTGGATTGGAACAAGGGAAAGGCTGTGCTTTTCCTGCTGGAGCAGATGCACCCCCCCGCCGGCGCGCCCGTCCTCTACTTCGGCGACGACCGCACCGACGAGGATGCCTTCCGCGCCTTGCGAGACGCCGATGCCGGCGAGGGCGTCCTCATCGCCGAGCAGGTGCCGGAAGAGAGCGCCGCGTCGTCGTATCTCCACGCGCCAGCGGAGGTTGGGGAGGTGTTCGCGCGGCTGGCGGAGGCGGGATGA
- a CDS encoding DUF6941 family protein: MKILYALLCESAQERPDGRLDVHGVFHQLYAPGFPAQQERMTFAVALEWEAHERGRIEFSIELVDPARSPVLSITGHTEVAEQQPMQGPPQTRVVMPLDNVVFPAEGTYAFELVVDGERQRLTPLHLLKDTAMN, translated from the coding sequence ATGAAGATTCTCTACGCCCTCCTCTGCGAATCCGCCCAGGAGCGCCCCGACGGAAGACTCGATGTCCACGGCGTGTTCCACCAGCTGTACGCGCCCGGCTTTCCCGCGCAGCAGGAGCGGATGACGTTCGCCGTCGCGCTGGAGTGGGAGGCGCACGAGCGCGGCCGCATCGAGTTCTCCATCGAGCTGGTCGATCCGGCGCGCAGCCCCGTGCTCAGCATCACCGGCCACACCGAGGTGGCGGAGCAGCAGCCCATGCAGGGCCCGCCGCAGACGCGCGTGGTGATGCCGCTGGACAACGTCGTCTTCCCCGCCGAGGGCACCTACGCCTTCGAGCTGGTGGTGGACGGCGAGCGCCAGCGCCTGACCCCGCTGCACCTGCTGAAGGACACGGCGATGAACTGA